A portion of the Vicingus serpentipes genome contains these proteins:
- a CDS encoding hotdog fold thioesterase yields the protein MDKSIHIVNKMFDNDAFSKWLGIEILSIEVGVCQLKMIVRKEMLNGFSIAHGGITYSLADSALAFASNSQGKKCVSVETSISHTVACEEGDELIAIAKELSLSNKIGVYDIIIKNQNEVTVALFKGTVYRTSKSW from the coding sequence ATGGACAAATCAATTCACATTGTAAATAAAATGTTTGATAATGATGCATTTAGCAAATGGTTAGGAATAGAGATTTTATCTATAGAAGTTGGAGTATGTCAATTAAAGATGATAGTAAGAAAAGAAATGCTAAATGGCTTTTCTATTGCTCATGGAGGAATAACATATAGTCTAGCAGATAGTGCTTTGGCATTTGCCTCAAATTCTCAAGGTAAAAAATGTGTTTCGGTTGAAACATCAATTTCTCATACTGTTGCATGTGAAGAAGGTGATGAACTAATTGCTATAGCAAAAGAATTATCGCTTTCAAATAAAATTGGTGTTTATGATATTATTATAAAAAATCAAAATGAAGTAACTGTTGCGTTGTTTAAGGGTACAGTATATAGAACTAGTAAATCTTGGTAA
- a CDS encoding DUF3817 domain-containing protein, which translates to MVKILRVIALLEGLSFLILLGIAMPLKYMLDKPEMVRIVGMAHGVLFIAYIILVIIVRELKKWNLKQTFLALIASILPFGTFYADKKLFKTS; encoded by the coding sequence ATGGTAAAAATTTTAAGAGTTATAGCTTTGTTAGAAGGCTTATCTTTCCTTATTTTATTAGGTATTGCAATGCCTTTAAAATACATGTTAGACAAACCTGAAATGGTAAGAATAGTTGGGATGGCGCATGGTGTTTTATTTATTGCATATATTATTTTAGTGATAATTGTTAGAGAGTTAAAAAAATGGAACTTAAAACAAACTTTTTTAGCACTTATAGCATCGATACTTCCTTTCGGCACTTTTTACGCAGATAAAAAACTTTTTAAGACATCATAA
- a CDS encoding M23 family metallopeptidase has protein sequence MSKVKYRYNSTSLSYDKIEVTLKDRILKSLSFLGAGLVIGVIIYGITYTYIDSPKEKQLKQENAQMEAQYSLLNKKLDQITSVLEDVQHRDDNIYRVIFEAEPIPSEIRTAGFGGVNRYKELEGFSNSELIIETTKKLDQLSKQLYIQSKSFDDVFKMAKKKENMLAAIPAIQPVQNEDLTRMASGYGYRMHPILKYRKFHAGMDFTAPRGTPIFATGKGTVIQADNRASGYGNHVRIEHGYGYITLYAHMSKIAVEEGDKVNRGDIIGYVGNTGLSAGPHCHYEVRKNDEPVNPVNFYFNDLTAEEYDKMLELSNTPLQSLD, from the coding sequence ATGTCTAAAGTTAAGTATAGATATAATTCAACATCATTAAGTTACGACAAAATTGAAGTAACCTTAAAAGACCGCATTCTAAAAAGTTTAAGCTTTTTAGGGGCTGGACTTGTTATTGGTGTTATTATCTATGGAATTACTTACACCTATATCGATTCTCCTAAAGAAAAGCAACTGAAACAAGAGAATGCTCAAATGGAAGCACAATACTCTTTGTTAAACAAAAAATTAGATCAAATCACTAGTGTTTTAGAAGATGTACAGCATAGAGATGATAATATTTACCGTGTAATTTTTGAAGCCGAACCTATTCCTTCAGAAATAAGAACTGCAGGGTTTGGTGGCGTAAACCGATATAAAGAGCTAGAAGGTTTTTCTAATTCAGAATTAATTATAGAAACCACAAAGAAACTAGACCAATTATCTAAACAACTTTACATACAGTCAAAATCATTTGATGATGTATTTAAAATGGCTAAAAAGAAAGAAAATATGTTGGCTGCAATACCAGCTATTCAGCCTGTACAAAACGAAGATTTAACTAGAATGGCAAGTGGTTATGGCTATAGAATGCATCCTATTTTAAAGTATCGTAAATTCCATGCAGGTATGGATTTTACAGCTCCAAGAGGTACGCCTATTTTTGCTACAGGAAAGGGAACGGTTATTCAGGCTGATAATAGAGCAAGTGGATATGGAAATCATGTAAGAATTGAACATGGTTATGGCTACATTACACTTTATGCTCATATGAGTAAAATTGCAGTAGAAGAGGGCGATAAAGTTAATAGAGGTGATATTATTGGTTATGTTGGAAATACAGGTCTTTCTGCAGGACCTCATTGCCATTATGAAGTTAGAAAAAATGACGAACCTGTAAATCCAGTTAACTTTTACTTTAATGATTTAACTGCTGAGGAGTACGACAAGATGTTAGAACTATCTAACACACCTCTTCAATCTTTAGATTAA
- the alaS gene encoding alanine--tRNA ligase, with protein MKSAQIRQTFLDFFKEKQHEVVSSAPMVIKNDPTLMFTNAGMNQFKDLFLGNSEIKYARIADSQKCLRVSGKHNDLEEVGVDTYHHTMFEMLGNWSFGNYFKKEAIEWAWELLVDVYKIDKDRLYFTVFEGDEQDGTEMDEDAYNLWKAILEKNNLPLYKILKANKKDNFWEMGDTGPCGPCSEIHVDLRNDDEIAKIPGRELVNADHPQVVEIWNLVFMEFNRMANGELKSLPAKHVDTGMGFERLAMVLQGKQSNYDTDVFMPTIDKISQLTGVKYQNTLDVSVKTDVAIRVIADHVRAVTFSIADGQLPSNTGAGYVIRRILRRAIRYGYSFLDQKEPFINELVSVLAKQMGEAFPELLAQQELITKVIREEEDSFLRTLEKGIHRFENYLATANDKTVDGEFAFELYDTFGFPIDLTELMATENNFDVDMPGFIVALDKQKERSRAAGKIEADDWVVLREDDVEEFIGYDYTEADTYLTKYRRIVAKGEEFYQLVFRLTPFYPEGGGQVGDTGYIDNGFEKVEILDTKKENNLIIHFVKELPKDYYTKFKIVVSNDRNLTACNHSATHLMHQALREILGTHVEQKGSLVNAEYLRFDFSHFEKLNDEQLQQIEDFVNEKIQANIPLNEHREIPITKAEEAGAMMLFGEKYGDVVRMIEFGDSKELCGGIHVDNTSEIKLFKIKSEGSVAAGIRRIEALTNIGAGNWLKEKVDIIAENNLTGLIPLEIKNQVEEFKNNLMDECLKVSNDCKDIDLKSPGVSQLDAITNAINEFTKIKLPQNIIEGLNTKKKEILKAAEEGNKEKASQIKDELLGKVEVVNGVNVIAQKIDLDDSAAIKDLAFQLKGQIDNLFMVLGAEVNGKPNLTIVVSEELSKTKNLHAGNIIREAAKEMRGGGGGQPFYATAGGSNVEGIQAAIAKALSFIA; from the coding sequence ATGAAATCAGCTCAAATAAGACAAACATTTTTAGATTTTTTTAAAGAAAAACAACACGAGGTTGTCTCTTCGGCGCCAATGGTAATCAAAAATGATCCAACCTTGATGTTTACTAATGCTGGTATGAATCAGTTTAAAGATTTGTTTTTGGGAAATTCTGAAATTAAATATGCAAGAATTGCTGATTCACAAAAATGTTTAAGAGTATCTGGAAAGCATAATGATTTAGAAGAAGTTGGAGTGGATACTTATCACCATACAATGTTTGAGATGTTGGGGAACTGGAGTTTTGGAAATTACTTTAAAAAAGAGGCTATAGAATGGGCTTGGGAGTTGTTGGTAGATGTTTATAAAATTGATAAAGATAGATTGTATTTTACTGTTTTTGAAGGCGACGAGCAAGATGGAACTGAAATGGACGAGGACGCTTATAATTTATGGAAAGCAATTTTAGAGAAAAACAATCTTCCGCTTTATAAAATATTAAAAGCTAACAAAAAGGATAATTTTTGGGAAATGGGAGATACAGGACCATGTGGTCCATGTTCTGAAATTCATGTTGATTTAAGAAATGATGATGAAATTGCAAAAATTCCAGGAAGAGAATTAGTAAATGCTGATCATCCTCAAGTGGTTGAAATTTGGAATTTGGTTTTTATGGAGTTCAATAGAATGGCTAATGGTGAGTTAAAATCTTTACCTGCTAAACATGTTGATACTGGTATGGGGTTTGAACGTTTGGCAATGGTTTTACAAGGCAAGCAATCGAATTATGATACGGATGTATTTATGCCAACAATTGATAAGATTAGTCAGTTAACTGGGGTTAAATATCAAAACACATTAGATGTTTCTGTTAAAACAGATGTCGCTATTCGTGTAATTGCAGATCATGTTAGAGCAGTTACATTTTCTATTGCAGATGGACAATTGCCATCAAATACCGGAGCGGGTTATGTAATTCGTAGAATTTTAAGACGTGCAATTCGTTATGGATATAGTTTTTTAGACCAAAAAGAACCGTTTATTAATGAGTTGGTAAGCGTTTTAGCAAAACAAATGGGAGAGGCATTTCCTGAGTTATTAGCTCAACAAGAATTGATTACAAAAGTAATTAGAGAGGAAGAAGATAGCTTTTTAAGAACCTTAGAAAAAGGGATTCATCGATTTGAGAATTATTTAGCTACGGCTAATGATAAAACCGTTGATGGAGAGTTTGCTTTTGAGTTGTACGATACTTTTGGTTTTCCAATAGATTTAACCGAGTTAATGGCTACAGAAAATAATTTTGATGTTGATATGCCAGGTTTTATTGTTGCATTAGATAAACAAAAAGAGCGTTCTCGTGCAGCCGGAAAAATTGAGGCTGATGATTGGGTTGTTTTACGTGAAGATGATGTTGAAGAGTTTATTGGGTATGATTATACTGAAGCTGATACCTATTTAACTAAATACAGACGAATAGTAGCTAAAGGAGAAGAGTTTTATCAGTTGGTATTTCGTTTAACTCCTTTCTATCCAGAAGGAGGAGGCCAAGTTGGAGATACTGGTTATATTGATAATGGATTTGAAAAAGTAGAGATACTAGATACGAAAAAAGAGAATAATTTAATTATTCATTTTGTTAAAGAATTGCCTAAAGATTATTATACAAAATTTAAAATTGTAGTTAGTAATGATAGAAACTTAACTGCGTGTAATCACTCAGCAACACATTTAATGCACCAAGCTTTACGTGAAATTTTAGGAACTCACGTTGAGCAAAAAGGTTCATTGGTTAACGCAGAGTATTTACGCTTCGATTTTTCTCATTTTGAGAAATTAAATGATGAACAATTACAGCAAATTGAAGATTTTGTAAATGAAAAAATACAAGCAAACATTCCATTAAACGAGCATAGAGAAATACCAATTACAAAAGCAGAAGAAGCGGGAGCGATGATGTTGTTTGGAGAAAAATATGGGGATGTGGTACGTATGATAGAATTTGGAGATTCAAAAGAATTGTGTGGAGGAATACACGTGGATAATACTTCTGAAATTAAATTATTTAAAATAAAATCGGAAGGTTCGGTTGCTGCTGGAATTAGAAGAATTGAAGCGTTAACTAATATAGGAGCAGGGAATTGGTTAAAGGAAAAAGTAGATATAATTGCTGAAAATAATTTAACAGGCTTGATTCCTCTTGAAATAAAAAATCAAGTAGAAGAATTTAAAAACAATTTGATGGACGAGTGTTTAAAAGTTTCTAATGACTGTAAAGATATTGATTTGAAAAGTCCAGGAGTTAGTCAACTAGATGCTATAACTAATGCTATCAATGAGTTTACAAAAATTAAACTTCCCCAAAATATAATTGAAGGCTTAAACACTAAGAAAAAAGAAATATTAAAAGCAGCTGAAGAAGGAAATAAAGAAAAAGCAAGCCAAATAAAAGATGAGTTATTGGGAAAAGTAGAAGTTGTTAATGGGGTAAATGTTATTGCTCAAAAAATTGACTTGGATGATAGTGCTGCTATTAAAGATTTAGCATTTCAATTAAAAGGTCAGATTGACAATTTATTTATGGTTCTAGGTGCTGAAGTAAATGGTAAGCCAAACTTAACTATTGTTGTTTCTGAAGAACTGTCTAAAACTAAAAACTTACACGCAGGTAATATAATTAGAGAAGCTGCAAAAGAGATGAGAGGTGGCGGAGGTGGTCAACCATTTTACGCAACAGCAGGTGGAAGTAATGTAGAAGGAATTCAAGCAGCTATAGCAAAAGCACTTTCTTTTATAGCTTAA
- a CDS encoding bestrophin family protein — MIKYNPKLWFSHIFKLYKSDTLKILLPEIILISIYTWAINFILTKFFPEFNLKVFKNAFSIHTLLGFVMGLLLVFRTNTAYDRWWEGRKHWGALVNNTRYAAIKAQSLLPRNNETKDFIELIAAFPYSLKNHLRDIHTYEDLEISSEFKVNLKNYNHIPNGLISLMYQKLNTWKKNKTISDIDLLLFDKEIKNFIDILGACERIKNTPIPFSHTLFIKKFIFIYVLTIPFGFIPDFGYWSIPIATFVFYVFVSIEIIAEEIEDPFGLDDNDLPLDELSDKIKTNIKEIEA, encoded by the coding sequence ATGATTAAATACAATCCAAAACTTTGGTTTTCTCATATTTTTAAGCTCTACAAAAGTGACACCCTAAAAATATTATTGCCTGAAATTATTTTAATTTCAATTTACACATGGGCAATCAATTTTATTTTAACAAAGTTTTTCCCTGAGTTTAACCTAAAAGTATTTAAAAATGCTTTTAGTATTCACACATTGCTTGGTTTTGTAATGGGATTACTCTTGGTTTTTAGAACAAATACAGCCTACGATAGATGGTGGGAAGGAAGAAAACATTGGGGAGCTCTAGTAAACAATACAAGATATGCCGCAATAAAAGCACAATCATTATTACCTAGAAATAATGAAACTAAAGATTTTATTGAATTAATAGCAGCTTTTCCATATTCTCTAAAAAATCATTTACGAGACATTCACACTTATGAGGATTTAGAAATCTCTTCTGAGTTTAAAGTAAACCTTAAAAATTACAACCACATTCCTAATGGTTTAATTAGTTTAATGTATCAAAAACTTAATACATGGAAGAAAAACAAAACTATTTCTGATATAGATTTACTTCTTTTTGACAAAGAAATTAAGAATTTTATTGATATTCTAGGAGCATGTGAACGAATAAAAAACACTCCTATACCATTTTCTCACACTCTATTTATCAAAAAGTTTATTTTCATTTACGTTCTTACAATTCCATTTGGCTTTATTCCAGACTTTGGTTATTGGTCTATTCCAATTGCAACTTTCGTATTCTATGTATTTGTTTCTATAGAGATTATAGCAGAAGAAATAGAAGACCCTTTTGGATTAGACGACAATGATTTACCACTTGATGAGCTAAGCGATAAAATTAAAACAAATATTAAGGAAATTGAAGCTTAA
- a CDS encoding M1 family metallopeptidase — protein MKKGILFSMGSLILGTIFAQNNVNANKFKQLKEELATPNVYRTASGAPGHEYYQQKADYVINVELDDAKQIVKGDESITYKNNSPDKLDYLWIQLDQNMRAKDSDTKKVDTKNIDKKMSFAELAEMHNQFDGGFKLDYVKDGSGKDLKYTINKTMMRIDLPKPLLPGSTATLKLKWWYNVNNRDEIGGRSGYEYFEEEDNYLYTIAQFYPRMAVYNEVEGWQNKQFLGSGEFTLTFGDYKVNITVPSDHIVGATGTLTNASSVLTSEQRSRFSKAQNEYVNPVMIVTQEEAEEIEKKKADGTKTWSFSATNVRDFAFASSRKFIWDAMAVEYNGKKTLAMSYYPKEGNPLWEQYSTKVVAHTIESYSRHTCDYPYPAAISVHSKSIGMEYPMICFNGGRPNKDGTYSERTKYAMIGVIIHEVGHNFFPMIINSDERQWTWMDEGLNTFTQYMCEQEWERGYPSRRGPAYKIVDYMKGDKKGISPIMTNSESILQFGNNAYGKPATALNILRETVMGRELFDFAFKTYAERWKFKHPTPADFFRTMEDASGVDLDWFWRGWFYTTDHVDIAINNVEWFKIDTKDPQVEKAFEKEMEARIKFKGDENNKEFIKETYNEKDPSINDFYNSYDPFEVLLIDEVDYKKYLKKLDEKDLEILNGDYNYYNISFENKGGLVMPLILNFTFKDGSTEEVRIPAEIWRRNNYNVTKAFFFEKEMVSVELDPWLETADTDMNNNNWPPKMLPSKFDLYKSKKYGWGADGRENPMQRLKKNEELKNKTEKE, from the coding sequence ATGAAAAAAGGGATATTGTTTTCAATGGGATCATTGATACTTGGGACTATTTTTGCTCAAAATAATGTTAATGCCAATAAGTTTAAACAACTTAAAGAAGAATTAGCAACACCAAATGTTTATCGAACAGCTTCTGGAGCACCTGGTCATGAATACTATCAGCAAAAAGCAGATTATGTTATTAATGTTGAGTTAGATGATGCTAAACAAATTGTAAAAGGTGATGAATCGATAACTTATAAAAATAATTCTCCAGACAAACTTGATTATTTATGGATTCAATTAGACCAAAACATGAGGGCTAAAGATTCTGACACAAAAAAAGTTGATACTAAGAACATTGATAAAAAAATGAGCTTTGCTGAGTTGGCAGAAATGCACAATCAATTTGATGGAGGTTTTAAATTAGACTATGTAAAAGATGGAAGTGGTAAGGATTTAAAATATACGATTAATAAAACGATGATGCGTATAGATTTACCAAAACCTTTATTGCCTGGTTCTACTGCCACATTAAAACTAAAATGGTGGTACAATGTAAATAATAGAGACGAAATTGGAGGGAGATCTGGATATGAATATTTTGAGGAGGAAGACAATTATTTATACACTATTGCTCAGTTCTATCCTAGAATGGCTGTTTACAATGAAGTTGAAGGATGGCAAAATAAGCAGTTTTTAGGTAGCGGAGAATTTACATTAACTTTTGGAGACTATAAGGTAAATATTACTGTGCCTTCTGATCATATTGTTGGAGCAACTGGAACTTTAACAAATGCATCTTCTGTTTTAACAAGTGAACAACGTTCAAGATTTTCTAAAGCTCAAAACGAATATGTTAATCCAGTAATGATTGTAACTCAAGAAGAAGCTGAAGAAATTGAAAAAAAGAAAGCTGATGGAACTAAAACATGGTCGTTTAGTGCAACTAATGTTCGTGATTTTGCTTTTGCTTCGTCACGTAAGTTTATATGGGACGCAATGGCAGTAGAGTATAATGGTAAGAAAACGTTGGCAATGAGTTATTATCCTAAAGAAGGAAATCCTTTATGGGAACAATATAGTACAAAAGTTGTTGCTCATACTATTGAATCGTATTCTAGGCATACCTGCGATTATCCTTATCCTGCAGCAATTTCTGTTCATTCAAAAAGTATTGGAATGGAGTACCCTATGATTTGTTTCAATGGAGGAAGACCAAATAAAGATGGGACTTATTCAGAACGAACTAAATATGCTATGATTGGTGTTATAATTCATGAGGTTGGTCACAATTTCTTCCCCATGATTATTAACTCTGATGAAAGGCAGTGGACATGGATGGATGAAGGTTTGAATACCTTTACTCAATATATGTGTGAGCAAGAATGGGAGAGGGGATATCCTTCAAGAAGAGGTCCAGCTTATAAAATTGTTGATTATATGAAAGGTGATAAAAAAGGTATATCTCCAATTATGACAAACTCGGAATCGATTTTGCAATTTGGGAACAATGCTTATGGAAAACCAGCAACAGCGCTTAATATTTTAAGGGAAACTGTGATGGGGAGAGAGTTGTTTGATTTTGCTTTTAAAACTTATGCAGAAAGATGGAAGTTTAAACATCCTACACCAGCTGATTTTTTTAGGACTATGGAGGATGCTTCGGGAGTTGATTTGGACTGGTTTTGGAGAGGTTGGTTTTATACAACTGATCACGTTGATATTGCTATAAATAATGTGGAATGGTTTAAAATTGATACTAAAGACCCTCAGGTTGAGAAAGCCTTTGAGAAAGAAATGGAGGCAAGAATCAAATTTAAAGGTGATGAAAATAACAAAGAATTTATAAAAGAAACTTATAATGAAAAAGACCCATCAATAAATGATTTTTATAATTCATATGATCCTTTTGAGGTATTATTAATTGATGAAGTTGACTATAAAAAATATTTAAAAAAGCTTGATGAAAAAGATTTAGAGATATTAAATGGTGATTATAATTATTATAATATTTCATTCGAAAATAAAGGTGGTTTGGTAATGCCTCTTATTTTAAACTTTACTTTTAAGGATGGCTCTACTGAGGAAGTTAGAATACCTGCAGAAATTTGGAGAAGAAATAACTATAATGTTACAAAAGCATTTTTCTTTGAAAAAGAAATGGTTAGCGTTGAGTTGGATCCATGGTTAGAAACAGCTGATACCGATATGAATAACAATAATTGGCCACCTAAAATGTTGCCTAGTAAATTTGATTTGTATAAATCTAAAAAATATGGGTGGGGTGCTGATGGTAGAGAAAACCCAATGCAGCGTTTAAAAAAGAATGAAGAGTTGAAAAATAAAACTGAAAAAGAATAA
- a CDS encoding glycosyltransferase family 4 protein produces MRIGFDSKRLFCNFTGLGNYSRTLLKNLSQFHPENNYFLYTPKIKETPETSFFLDDNIYKTYTPKSLLKSYWRSFSIVKQLQKDKIELFHGLSNELPFNIKQSGLKSIVTIHDLIFKHYPKTYPAFDRKIYDLKFKASCNNANSIIAISESTKKDIINFYGINAEKIDVVYQSCNPIFYNLQTQEEIEKTIKEYNLPDKYFLFVGSVEERKNLKVIIEAYQFLPENLKLPLVIVGKPRETNNILDLIKTNQLENLVIWKSNLKNNLHLQAFYQRAEVLIYPSLFEGFGLPIVEGLLSKTPVISSNVSSLPEAGGPNTIYINPKNPKEMALAIEKVITNENLKQSMIEKGYQYAIANFSAEVVTKKMIEVYKKTINS; encoded by the coding sequence ATGAGAATAGGTTTTGACTCAAAAAGACTCTTTTGTAATTTTACTGGATTAGGTAATTACAGTAGAACTTTATTAAAAAATCTATCTCAATTTCACCCAGAAAACAACTACTTTTTATACACTCCAAAAATAAAAGAAACCCCAGAAACTTCTTTTTTTTTAGATGATAATATTTACAAAACTTACACACCAAAAAGTCTTTTAAAATCATATTGGAGAAGTTTTTCTATTGTAAAACAACTACAAAAAGATAAGATTGAACTCTTTCATGGCTTAAGTAATGAACTACCTTTTAATATCAAACAATCAGGTTTAAAAAGTATAGTGACAATACATGATTTGATTTTTAAGCATTACCCTAAAACTTACCCTGCTTTTGATAGAAAAATTTATGATTTAAAATTTAAAGCAAGTTGTAATAATGCGAATAGTATTATTGCTATAAGCGAAAGTACAAAAAAAGATATCATAAACTTTTATGGCATTAATGCAGAAAAAATTGATGTTGTTTACCAAAGTTGCAATCCAATTTTTTACAACCTTCAAACTCAAGAAGAAATTGAAAAAACAATAAAAGAATATAATTTACCAGATAAATACTTTTTATTTGTTGGTAGTGTTGAAGAAAGAAAAAATTTAAAAGTAATTATTGAAGCTTACCAATTTTTACCAGAAAATTTAAAACTTCCATTAGTAATTGTAGGTAAACCTAGAGAAACAAATAACATCCTTGATTTAATTAAAACAAATCAGCTTGAAAACTTAGTAATTTGGAAAAGTAATTTAAAGAACAATTTACATTTACAGGCTTTTTACCAAAGAGCTGAAGTTTTAATTTACCCTTCACTATTCGAAGGTTTTGGATTACCTATTGTGGAGGGATTACTTAGTAAGACACCTGTTATTTCTTCAAATGTTTCATCTCTTCCAGAAGCAGGTGGCCCAAACACAATTTACATTAACCCAAAAAATCCTAAAGAAATGGCTCTTGCCATAGAAAAAGTAATAACGAATGAAAACTTAAAACAAAGCATGATAGAAAAAGGCTACCAATATGCGATAGCTAATTTTTCAGCAGAAGTAGTTACAAAAAAAATGATTGAAGTCTATAAAAAAACAATAAACAGCTAA
- a CDS encoding DUF6702 family protein produces MIRKFLLIVFLAVGFAFAPHEYFVSVTEAEYNEEAQTFQMTIKFIGHDLEKALTEAGVPELNLGTDNELNLADKYILDYINKTFQINVNDKVLMLKMVGKEVGNDDFIYCYIETDKIRKPKNISFENSMLTEVFLAQENIVYLTINSKKESFSFNKEKQSETLNIE; encoded by the coding sequence ATGATTCGGAAATTTTTACTTATCGTATTTCTAGCGGTTGGTTTTGCGTTTGCTCCTCATGAGTATTTTGTATCTGTAACAGAAGCTGAATACAATGAAGAAGCGCAAACTTTTCAAATGACCATTAAATTTATTGGACATGATTTAGAAAAAGCTTTAACTGAAGCTGGAGTTCCTGAATTAAATTTAGGTACTGATAACGAACTCAACTTAGCCGATAAGTATATTTTAGATTATATTAATAAAACCTTTCAAATTAATGTAAATGATAAGGTTTTAATGCTGAAAATGGTTGGAAAAGAGGTTGGTAATGACGATTTTATATATTGCTATATTGAAACAGATAAGATTAGAAAACCAAAAAATATTTCTTTTGAAAACTCAATGCTTACTGAGGTTTTTTTAGCCCAGGAAAACATTGTTTATTTAACAATTAATAGTAAAAAAGAAAGTTTTTCATTTAATAAAGAAAAACAAAGCGAAACACTAAACATAGAATAA
- a CDS encoding O-methyltransferase: MNFLPEEIEIYTTKHSEKESAILQELNHETWEKILNPRMLSGHIQGRILSMLSHMINPTNILEIGTFTAYSTLCFAEGLAENGHIDTIDINEELQPIVSKYITKSGLTEKISCHIGNAIEIIPSLNKKYDLVFIDADKSNYLNYYNLVFEKINKGGYIIADNVLWNGKVTEPLNENDIDTKAILDFNKKIQDDCRVQNVLFPVRDGLMVIRKL; encoded by the coding sequence ATGAATTTTTTACCTGAAGAAATAGAAATATATACCACCAAACATTCTGAGAAAGAAAGTGCAATTTTGCAAGAATTAAATCACGAAACTTGGGAGAAAATTCTCAATCCAAGAATGTTATCTGGACATATTCAAGGGAGAATTTTAAGCATGTTAAGTCACATGATAAATCCAACTAACATTCTTGAAATAGGAACATTTACAGCTTACTCAACATTATGCTTTGCTGAAGGATTAGCAGAAAATGGTCATATAGATACAATTGACATCAATGAAGAGTTACAACCTATAGTTTCAAAGTATATAACAAAATCAGGACTGACAGAAAAGATATCCTGCCATATAGGAAATGCTATTGAAATAATTCCAAGTCTTAATAAAAAGTACGACCTAGTTTTTATTGATGCCGACAAATCAAATTACTTAAATTATTATAATTTAGTGTTTGAAAAAATAAATAAAGGCGGTTATATCATTGCCGACAATGTGCTTTGGAATGGCAAGGTAACCGAACCGTTAAATGAAAACGATATTGACACAAAAGCTATTTTAGATTTTAACAAGAAGATACAAGACGATTGTAGAGTTCAAAATGTATTATTTCCTGTTAGAGATGGTTTAATGGTTATTAGAAAATTATAA